CACACGCCCCACGCGGCCCCGGCACTCAGGAATTGCAGAAAGCCCACGGTGGCCGGCACGAACAGCAGGCCCAGGATGCCCAGCAGGCCGTCGGCGGCGTCCGCGATCCAGTGCAGGCGCACCACTCCCGTGCCCAGCGCCGCCCACAGCAGCGCCATGCCCACCACCGACCCCGGCAGCGGCCAGCCGAGCGCGCCCACCAGCGCCTGCCCCAGCGCCGCGAAGGCCATCAGGACACCCAGGCCCATCAGGAACCGGGCCGGGGCGTTCAGGTGGGCCGTGACGGACGCAGGACCATTCACTGGTCGCCGCTCATGTCAGGCGCTGGGCGCGGCGAGGCGGGCCAGCATGCCGCGCACGACCTGCTTGGCGTGCCGCGCGACGAGCGGCATGAACTCGCGGTAATCCACCTTCGCGTCGTGGTCGGCAGTGTCGCTGACCGAGCGGATCACCACGAACGGCACGCCCGCCTTGGCGCACACCTGCGCGACCGCCGCGCCCTCCATCTCGGCGCAGGCCGCCCCGAAACGGGTCCAGAGGCGCTGCACGCCCTCTCGGGACGCGATGAACTGATCGCCGCTCGCCACGCGGCCGTCCAGCACGCGCACGCCCTCCACGTCCCGCGCGGCCTCCAGCGCCACGGCGCGCAGGTGCGGGTCGGCGGGCCACGCGGGCAGTTCGCCCGGCACCGTCCCGACCTCGTAGCCCAGCGGGGTCACGTCCACGTCGTGCTGCACGAGGTCCGTGCTGACCACGATATCCCCGACCCGCAGTTCCGGGTGCACGCCGCCCGCCACGCCCGTGAAGATCACGCGGGTCGCGCCCTGCGTCAGCAGGTACGTGGTGGTCATGGCGGCGTTCACCTTGCCGATCCCGCCGCGCGTCAGCAGGACCGGCACGCCGTCCAGCGCGCCCCGGTGCAGGGTCACGCCGGGGAACGTCAGGTCCTCGCGGCCCCGCAGGTCCGCCAGAAGCAACTCGATCTCTTCGTCCATCGCGCCAATAATCGCCAGCATTCCTCAGAGTGTACGCGCATGAACGCCGCCCGGACGGAAACTCACGCGGCGCGCGTATGCTCGGGCACATGACCGACGCCGGACCCAAGCCCGCCGATCCCCGCGCCACGCTGGACCCCGCCGTCCTGAACCCCGCCACTCTGGACCCCGCCGCGCTGCGCCACCCGGACTCCCTGAAGTGGACCGTGTACGACCCGGACGTGATTCCCATGTGGGTCGCGGACATGGACTTCGCGGTCGCGCCGCCCATCATGGACGCCCTGCGCGCCCGCCTGGAACGCGGCCTGGGCTACCCGCAACTGATGGGCGACCCTGTCCTGAAAGAGCAGGTCAGTCAGTCCCTGGCCCGCCACGGCCTGAGCGGCCTGGGCAGCGAGCACCTGACCTTCCTGCCCGGCGTGGTGCCGGGCATCTACGCCGCCGTGCACGCCCTGACCAGCCCCGGCGAGCCCGTGGTCACCATGACGCCCGTGTACCACCCCTTCCACCTGGCGATCACCGATCAGGACCGGCGCGTGGCCGGCGTGCCCCTGCGCGACGCCGACAGCGGATT
The DNA window shown above is from Deinococcus sp. LM3 and carries:
- a CDS encoding 5'-methylthioadenosine/adenosylhomocysteine nucleosidase; protein product: MLAIIGAMDEEIELLLADLRGREDLTFPGVTLHRGALDGVPVLLTRGGIGKVNAAMTTTYLLTQGATRVIFTGVAGGVHPELRVGDIVVSTDLVQHDVDVTPLGYEVGTVPGELPAWPADPHLRAVALEAARDVEGVRVLDGRVASGDQFIASREGVQRLWTRFGAACAEMEGAAVAQVCAKAGVPFVVIRSVSDTADHDAKVDYREFMPLVARHAKQVVRGMLARLAAPSA
- a CDS encoding CidA/LrgA family protein encodes the protein MNGPASVTAHLNAPARFLMGLGVLMAFAALGQALVGALGWPLPGSVVGMALLWAALGTGVVRLHWIADAADGLLGILGLLFVPATVGFLQFLSAGAAWGVWLLVMTAALLLGAGAAGLLASRLLRPEGSPDTPERP